In Flavivirga abyssicola, the following are encoded in one genomic region:
- a CDS encoding mechanosensitive ion channel family protein, protein MNQNLENIEETITKSSIWENFTDFIGIHLYSNEAGTINITVGFLLLVCIFFVLTNVVLSLVKRLITRKLPKEDKAKFTTVFSFSRWFIYLIVLLIAFSTAGINVNAILAASAGLLIGVGLALQTLFQDIISGIFILIDQSVHVGDIIELEGKVGRVEEIKLRTTRAVTIDNKVLVIPNHLYLTNSLYNWTQNGTITRESVEVGVAYGSDVELVKKLLLQVASENKDVLNFPEPLVLFTNFADSSLNFKLIVTINDSFQAVIPKSDLRFSIDKIFRENNITIPFPQRDIHVISQQKEL, encoded by the coding sequence ATGAATCAAAATTTAGAGAACATAGAAGAAACCATAACAAAAAGTTCGATTTGGGAGAACTTCACTGATTTTATTGGAATTCACCTTTATTCAAACGAAGCAGGAACCATTAATATAACAGTCGGGTTTTTACTTTTGGTTTGTATCTTTTTTGTATTAACAAATGTTGTTCTTTCTTTAGTTAAAAGGTTAATTACACGCAAATTACCAAAAGAAGATAAAGCTAAGTTTACCACAGTCTTCTCGTTTTCACGTTGGTTTATTTATCTAATAGTATTGCTAATAGCCTTTAGTACAGCCGGTATAAATGTAAATGCGATTTTAGCTGCCTCAGCAGGTTTGTTAATAGGTGTTGGGCTTGCATTACAAACATTATTTCAAGATATTATTTCTGGTATTTTTATCCTGATAGACCAATCTGTACACGTAGGAGATATTATTGAGTTAGAAGGTAAAGTTGGACGGGTTGAAGAGATTAAACTTAGAACAACAAGAGCAGTGACTATTGATAATAAAGTATTAGTGATTCCTAACCATTTATACTTAACCAATAGTTTGTATAATTGGACACAAAATGGAACCATTACAAGAGAAAGTGTAGAAGTTGGCGTAGCTTATGGTAGTGATGTGGAGCTTGTAAAAAAATTACTTTTACAAGTAGCTTCAGAAAATAAAGATGTTTTAAATTTTCCTGAACCTTTGGTTCTTTTTACAAATTTTGCAGACAGTTCACTCAATTTTAAATTAATTGTTACTATTAATGATAGCTTTCAAGCCGTTATTCCGAAAAGTGATTTAAGATTTTCGATCGATAAAATATTCAGGGAAAATAATATTACCATTCCGTTCCCTCAAAGAGATATACATGTCATTTCTCAGCAAAAAGAGCTATAG
- a CDS encoding sigma-54-dependent transcriptional regulator, with the protein MPKILVIEDEAAIRRVLVKILSEENDTYEVEEAEDGLLGIEKIKNDDFDLVLCDIKMPKMDGVEVLEAVKKIKPETPIVMISGHGDLDTAVNTMRLGAFDYISKPPDLNRLLNTVRNALDKKELVVENKLLKKKVSKNFEMIGESEAISHIKSIIEKVAQTDARVLVTGPNGTGKELVAHWLHQKSDRSKGAMIEVNCAAIPSELIESELFGHVKGAFTSAVKDRAGKFEAANGGTIFLDEIGDMSLPAQAKVLRALQESRIQRVGSDKDIKVNVRVVAATNKDLKKEIAEGRFREDLYHRLAVILIKVPALNDRRDDIPLLVNHFTKKIASEQGTAKKSFSDKAIKLLQDYDWTGNIRELRNVVERLIILGGKEVSEEDVKLFASK; encoded by the coding sequence ATGCCTAAAATATTAGTAATAGAAGACGAAGCAGCGATTAGACGTGTACTAGTTAAAATTCTTTCAGAAGAAAATGATACCTACGAGGTAGAAGAAGCCGAAGATGGTTTATTGGGAATTGAAAAAATAAAAAATGATGATTTCGATTTGGTGCTTTGCGACATTAAAATGCCAAAAATGGATGGTGTTGAAGTTTTAGAAGCTGTAAAAAAGATTAAACCTGAAACACCTATTGTTATGATTTCTGGGCATGGCGACTTAGACACAGCCGTTAATACCATGCGTTTAGGGGCTTTTGATTATATATCGAAACCACCAGATTTAAATAGATTGCTAAATACAGTTCGTAATGCTTTAGATAAAAAAGAATTGGTAGTTGAAAACAAACTTCTTAAAAAGAAAGTAAGCAAGAACTTTGAGATGATAGGAGAAAGTGAAGCGATTTCTCATATAAAAAGTATTATTGAAAAAGTGGCACAGACCGATGCCCGTGTTTTAGTCACTGGACCTAATGGAACTGGAAAGGAGTTGGTAGCACATTGGTTACATCAAAAAAGTGACAGATCTAAAGGAGCTATGATTGAGGTTAATTGTGCTGCAATACCAAGTGAACTTATAGAAAGTGAGCTATTTGGTCATGTTAAAGGCGCTTTTACAAGTGCCGTTAAAGACAGAGCTGGTAAATTTGAAGCAGCAAATGGAGGGACTATCTTTTTAGATGAAATTGGAGATATGAGTTTACCTGCTCAAGCTAAGGTGCTTAGAGCTTTACAAGAAAGTCGTATTCAACGTGTAGGAAGCGATAAGGATATTAAAGTGAATGTTCGAGTGGTTGCGGCAACTAATAAAGATTTGAAAAAAGAAATAGCAGAAGGAAGATTCCGTGAAGATTTATATCACAGACTAGCAGTCATATTAATTAAAGTTCCAGCTTTAAATGATAGGCGAGATGATATTCCTTTATTAGTAAATCATTTTACAAAAAAGATTGCTAGCGAACAGGGAACAGCTAAAAAATCGTTTTCAGATAAAGCTATTAAATTATTACAGGATTACGATTGGACAGGAAATATAAGAGAATTACGTAATGTTGTTGAGCGTTTAATTATTCTTGGAGGTAAAGAAGTAAGTGAAGAAGATGTTAAATTATTTGCTTCTAAGTAA
- a CDS encoding flavodoxin family protein, producing the protein MKKSVIVQASSRSHGDTNKIVNYIATNNGMDVIDLRTKNIGHYDYEYKNEGDDFLSLITHIIETYDIIIFATPVYWYSMSGILKVFFDRISDLLRVHKDTGRKLRGKNMAMISSSNSDDLKEGFSMPFVESANYLGMNYLGDIHVYIENDSINNEVKLRIDAFVETINNTI; encoded by the coding sequence ATGAAAAAAAGCGTCATAGTACAAGCAAGTTCCAGAAGCCACGGAGACACTAATAAAATAGTTAATTACATAGCTACAAATAACGGTATGGACGTTATTGATTTAAGAACAAAAAACATTGGCCATTATGATTATGAGTATAAAAATGAAGGTGATGATTTTTTAAGCTTAATAACACATATTATTGAAACCTATGACATCATAATTTTTGCTACACCTGTTTACTGGTATAGTATGAGTGGTATTTTAAAAGTGTTTTTTGATAGAATTTCCGATTTATTACGAGTACATAAAGATACTGGAAGAAAATTACGTGGTAAAAATATGGCCATGATTAGTAGTAGTAATTCTGATGATTTAAAAGAAGGATTTTCTATGCCATTTGTAGAATCTGCAAACTACTTGGGTATGAATTATTTAGGAGATATTCATGTGTACATTGAAAATGATTCTATCAATAATGAAGTAAAACTTAGAATAGATGCGTTTGTAGAAACTATAAATAACACCATATAA
- a CDS encoding PPK2 family polyphosphate kinase: MDNYKVTTNISLKNSETKIVIDDAEKELKKVRKKLGKLQDTIYAHGKYAVLICLQGMDTAGKDSLIREVFKDFNARGVVVHSFKVPTELELKHDYIWRHYIALPARGKFGVFNRTHYENVLVTRVHPGYILGENIPTVNSVDDIDDAFWDKRFEQINNFEKHIAESGTIIFKFFLNLSKEEQKNRLLRRLEKQEKNWKFSPGDLKERKLWEKYQECYEDAINRTSKPHAPWYTIPADDKPTARYMVAKIMYDVLSTYKDIQEPELDDDIKANLKIYKEELNNE, from the coding sequence ATGGACAATTATAAAGTAACTACAAACATATCATTAAAAAATTCTGAAACTAAAATTGTTATTGACGATGCAGAGAAAGAATTAAAGAAAGTTAGAAAAAAATTGGGTAAGCTTCAAGATACTATTTATGCACATGGTAAATATGCAGTTTTAATTTGTTTACAAGGTATGGATACAGCTGGTAAAGACAGTTTAATCCGCGAAGTTTTTAAAGATTTTAATGCCCGTGGCGTGGTCGTTCATAGTTTTAAAGTTCCAACAGAATTAGAGCTTAAGCATGATTATATTTGGAGGCATTATATAGCTCTCCCAGCTCGTGGTAAATTTGGTGTTTTTAACAGAACCCACTATGAAAATGTATTAGTAACAAGAGTACACCCTGGTTATATTTTAGGAGAAAATATTCCAACCGTAAATTCTGTTGATGATATTGATGATGCTTTTTGGGACAAACGTTTCGAGCAAATTAATAATTTTGAGAAGCATATAGCAGAAAGTGGTACCATCATTTTTAAGTTTTTTTTAAACCTTTCTAAAGAAGAACAGAAAAATAGGTTATTACGTCGTTTAGAAAAACAAGAAAAAAATTGGAAGTTTTCTCCTGGTGATTTAAAAGAGCGTAAACTTTGGGAAAAGTATCAAGAATGTTATGAAGATGCCATAAACAGAACCTCTAAACCGCATGCGCCGTGGTATACTATTCCAGCTGATGACAAACCAACTGCACGTTACATGGTAGCAAAAATAATGTATGATGTTTTAAGTACTTATAAAGATATACAGGAACCTGAGCTTGATGATGATATTAAAGCAAACCTTAAAATATATAAAGAAGAGTTAAATAACGAATAA
- a CDS encoding M20/M25/M40 family metallo-hydrolase, producing the protein MSKLKLLLCLLGIIFSVNTYAQSDAEVLKKIYKNALTNGKSYDWLNHLSNQIGGRLSGSLNAEKAVNYTKEELDKLGLDKVWLQPVMVPKWVRGFKEHAFIESEKGKTTTVNICALGGSIATPALGLKANVVEVKNFEELETLGKENIEGKIVFYNRPMQADLINTFEAYGGCVNQRYKGAVEASKYGAAGVIVRSMNLRLDDFPHTGSMTYGDIPVTDRIPSAAISTNDAELLSTMLKLDKSIKFYFKQSCKQLKDVLSYNVIGQITGSEFPNEYMIVGGHLDSWDLGDGSHDDGAGVVQSMDVLRLLKESGITPKRSIRVVLFMNEENGLRGGKKYAEVAKQKGENHVFALESDSGGFTPRGFSFDCNDASFEQVLSWQPLFKPYLIHYLEKGGSGADVGPLKTKTNVLAGLRPDSQRYFDHHHASNDTFDAVNKRELELGAATMTALVYLFDKYGVNPIVNEKQLKK; encoded by the coding sequence ATGAGTAAATTAAAATTGTTGCTTTGTCTTTTAGGGATTATATTTTCAGTTAATACATACGCTCAAAGTGATGCAGAAGTCCTGAAAAAAATCTATAAAAACGCTTTAACTAATGGTAAAAGCTATGATTGGCTAAATCATCTGTCTAATCAAATAGGAGGACGCCTGTCGGGGTCTTTGAATGCAGAGAAAGCAGTTAATTATACCAAAGAAGAACTCGATAAATTAGGTTTGGATAAAGTTTGGTTGCAACCAGTCATGGTTCCTAAATGGGTGCGTGGTTTTAAAGAACATGCATTTATAGAATCTGAGAAAGGAAAAACGACGACTGTTAATATTTGTGCATTAGGAGGTTCTATAGCGACTCCAGCACTTGGTTTAAAAGCAAATGTTGTAGAGGTTAAAAATTTTGAAGAATTAGAAACACTGGGAAAAGAAAATATTGAAGGCAAAATAGTGTTTTATAACAGACCGATGCAGGCTGATTTAATTAACACGTTTGAAGCTTATGGCGGATGTGTTAACCAACGTTATAAAGGGGCTGTTGAAGCTTCAAAGTACGGAGCTGCTGGTGTTATTGTTAGATCTATGAATTTAAGATTAGATGATTTTCCTCATACGGGAAGCATGACTTATGGAGACATACCCGTAACAGATAGGATACCGTCTGCGGCAATAAGCACTAATGATGCTGAGCTTTTGAGCACCATGCTAAAACTGGACAAATCAATAAAATTCTATTTTAAACAAAGCTGTAAACAACTAAAAGATGTTTTATCTTATAATGTTATTGGACAAATAACGGGAAGTGAATTTCCAAATGAATATATGATTGTTGGTGGGCATTTAGATTCTTGGGATTTAGGTGATGGCTCCCATGATGATGGTGCTGGTGTAGTGCAGTCTATGGATGTGCTGCGCTTATTAAAAGAATCGGGAATAACACCAAAAAGAAGTATAAGAGTTGTCCTGTTTATGAATGAAGAAAATGGATTAAGGGGTGGAAAAAAATATGCAGAAGTAGCCAAACAAAAAGGAGAAAATCATGTGTTTGCTCTAGAAAGTGATTCAGGTGGTTTTACACCACGAGGCTTCTCTTTTGATTGTAATGACGCCAGTTTTGAACAGGTATTAAGTTGGCAACCGCTATTTAAACCCTATTTAATTCATTATTTAGAGAAGGGAGGTAGTGGTGCAGACGTTGGACCTCTTAAAACGAAGACAAATGTGTTAGCGGGATTGAGACCAGATTCGCAACGTTATTTTGATCATCATCATGCTAGTAATGACACATTCGATGCTGTAAATAAGCGTGAATTAGAATTAGGAGCTGCTACCATGACGGCATTGGTTTACTTATTTGACAAATATGGTGTTAACCCCATTGTAAATGAGAAACAACTAAAAAAATAA